A genomic stretch from Halogranum gelatinilyticum includes:
- a CDS encoding PAS domain-containing protein produces MRDPDGHSGDPPDRWFDALFVDPGAFVGLLDTDGTLRRVNDAALRFVDAAEADVVGQPFWTLPWWDQSDEQREELVAAIGRAADGEFVRFDAEHYGVDDTVTLTVSLRPLRDADGDVDAVLAEGIDITDETRTLAERQLLQQVIRETATAETTAEALRTVVDTICRTTPFVYGEAWLPDDAEGRLEPSPIWHGSDSGHRTFRELSASFSFAPGEGLPGRTWASATPIWLADLPTGDDDPFCRAAEVAAAGFESAVSVPICHDGSVIVVLVFFLADRRERDEQLLDLLSTVATEMGTLIDRQQSQVALADERKLLARVLDTAPVGLAVLDQDGRIVRASGEFERLVERTGIGSLDELFDSQHVRLFTADGEPLSPEDSAARHTIETGESVSGVELQVQFPDGDRRWYSLDTAPLRDEGAGGVILSVVDVTNLERQNQRLTRHRQRLSVLNRVLRHDIRTRVNIIEGYTDLLVDRDPAARPFATVISRTANDLLELSDAARLVESTLDEPSPTYPVDVVALLERCLSTVEEAFPHAAVTLSAPTEARVLATDRLGFAFQQLVENAIVHNDAETPRVAVDVSCRAASARPQVVVRIVDNGPGIPPHERRLLGNEETPLDHSDGFGLWLSYWLVDAVDGDIDIGLADDGQGTTVTVTLPATPAS; encoded by the coding sequence ATGAGGGATCCAGACGGCCACAGTGGAGACCCGCCGGACCGTTGGTTCGACGCGCTCTTCGTGGATCCCGGCGCGTTCGTCGGACTTCTCGACACCGACGGGACGCTCCGCCGCGTGAACGACGCGGCACTCCGGTTCGTCGACGCGGCCGAGGCGGACGTCGTCGGCCAGCCCTTCTGGACGCTGCCGTGGTGGGACCAAAGCGACGAGCAGCGCGAGGAACTCGTCGCCGCCATCGGCCGCGCGGCCGACGGCGAGTTCGTCCGGTTCGACGCGGAGCACTACGGCGTCGACGACACCGTAACGCTCACCGTCTCCCTCCGACCCCTCCGTGACGCCGACGGCGACGTCGACGCGGTTCTCGCGGAGGGCATCGACATCACGGACGAGACGCGGACGCTCGCCGAGCGGCAGCTACTCCAACAGGTCATCAGGGAGACGGCGACCGCCGAGACGACGGCGGAGGCGTTGCGAACCGTCGTCGACACCATCTGCCGGACGACGCCGTTCGTCTACGGCGAGGCGTGGCTTCCCGACGACGCGGAGGGACGGCTGGAGCCGAGTCCCATCTGGCACGGGAGCGACTCCGGCCACCGGACCTTTCGGGAGCTGTCGGCCTCGTTCAGCTTCGCGCCGGGCGAGGGGTTGCCGGGTCGGACGTGGGCGTCGGCCACGCCGATCTGGCTCGCCGACCTCCCGACTGGCGACGACGACCCCTTCTGTCGTGCCGCGGAGGTCGCCGCCGCCGGGTTCGAGTCGGCTGTCAGCGTCCCGATCTGTCACGACGGGTCGGTCATCGTCGTCCTCGTCTTCTTCCTGGCCGACCGCCGCGAGCGCGACGAGCAGCTCCTCGACCTGCTGTCGACGGTGGCGACGGAGATGGGGACGCTCATCGACCGCCAGCAGTCACAGGTCGCGCTCGCCGACGAGCGGAAGCTGCTGGCGCGGGTCCTCGACACCGCGCCAGTCGGACTCGCCGTCCTCGACCAGGATGGACGGATCGTCCGCGCCAGCGGCGAGTTCGAGCGGCTGGTCGAACGGACCGGCATCGGGTCGCTCGACGAACTGTTCGACTCCCAGCACGTCCGGCTGTTCACCGCCGACGGCGAACCGTTGTCGCCGGAGGACTCGGCGGCGCGCCACACCATCGAGACGGGCGAGAGCGTCTCGGGCGTGGAGCTACAGGTCCAGTTTCCCGACGGCGACCGACGGTGGTACTCGCTGGATACCGCTCCCCTCCGCGACGAGGGAGCGGGCGGTGTCATCCTCTCGGTCGTCGACGTCACCAACCTCGAACGACAGAACCAGCGGCTCACCCGCCACCGACAGCGGCTCTCGGTCCTCAACCGCGTCCTCCGTCACGACATCCGTACGCGCGTCAACATCATCGAGGGCTACACCGACCTCCTCGTCGACCGCGACCCGGCGGCCCGCCCGTTCGCCACCGTCATCTCTCGGACTGCGAACGACCTCCTCGAACTCAGCGACGCCGCCCGACTCGTCGAGTCGACGCTCGACGAACCATCACCGACGTATCCGGTCGACGTCGTCGCACTGCTCGAACGCTGTCTCTCGACGGTCGAGGAGGCGTTCCCCCACGCGGCGGTGACGCTCTCGGCACCCACCGAGGCGAGGGTGCTCGCGACCGACCGACTCGGGTTCGCCTTTCAGCAACTCGTGGAGAACGCCATCGTCCACAACGACGCCGAGACACCCCGCGTCGCCGTCGACGTCTCCTGTCGGGCCGCGAGCGCGCGGCCACAGGTCGTCGTCCGCATCGTCGACAACGGACCCGGCATTCCGCCCCACGAGCGGCGACTGCTCGGCAACGAGGAGACGCCGCTCGACCACAGCGACGGCTTCGGCCTGTGGCTCAGCTACTGGCTCGTCGATGCCGTCGACGGCGACATCGACATCGGCCTCGCTGACGACGGACAGGGTACGACCGTCACCGTCACGCTCCCCGCGACACCAGCGTCGTGA
- a CDS encoding HVO_A0556 family zinc finger protein, with translation MSSTIDRDTLVDKLSGRDCHYCDDGTLSSGTYKDNTAVVCGDCDTPALQLW, from the coding sequence ATGTCTTCGACCATTGACCGTGACACACTCGTCGACAAGCTATCCGGCCGTGACTGTCACTACTGTGACGACGGGACCCTCTCCAGTGGGACGTACAAGGACAACACCGCCGTGGTCTGCGGAGACTGCGACACGCCCGCGCTCCAGCTCTGGTGA
- a CDS encoding DUF7120 family protein, translated as MPRIEVSLSDDVHFQFERMVDEEFVNEDQAVEELLSAGLEAYNVAPEAEDRTGYEQGAEDNLFDTDGEDPSARDTL; from the coding sequence ATGCCACGAATCGAAGTCTCCCTGTCGGACGACGTCCATTTCCAGTTCGAACGCATGGTCGACGAGGAGTTCGTCAACGAGGACCAGGCGGTCGAGGAGTTGCTGTCGGCCGGGCTCGAAGCCTACAACGTCGCCCCGGAGGCCGAAGACCGGACGGGCTACGAACAGGGTGCAGAAGACAACCTCTTCGACACGGACGGCGAGGACCCGAGCGCCCGCGACACGCTCTGA
- a CDS encoding undecaprenyl-diphosphate phosphatase has protein sequence MDRALVIAVVVGLLQGVFEWLPISSEGNIAIALTALGSDPSTAVAYALFLHAGTALSATVYYRDELLGVARRLPSWRPGTAFDGETATLSFLALGTLASGVVAIVAYSALDRFVSELTGGAFVALVGGLLVLTGLLQRFAGSLSLGGRENPDLVDAVVVGTLQGLAVLPGVSRSGTTASALLLRGHDGPDSFRLSFLLSIPAALGGGVLAVADLGGLPGVTPAAALVSLSVAALVGYLTIGALMKLVRRVPFWGVCVGLGGLAVAGGVGLLFV, from the coding sequence ATGGACCGCGCGCTCGTCATCGCCGTCGTCGTTGGACTGTTGCAGGGGGTCTTCGAGTGGCTCCCCATCTCCAGCGAGGGCAACATCGCCATCGCCTTGACCGCGCTCGGCTCGGACCCCTCGACCGCCGTCGCCTACGCGCTCTTTCTCCACGCCGGAACCGCGCTCTCGGCGACCGTCTACTACCGCGACGAACTGCTCGGCGTGGCTCGCCGTCTCCCCTCGTGGCGACCTGGAACGGCCTTCGACGGCGAGACCGCGACGCTCTCGTTTCTCGCGCTCGGGACGCTCGCCTCTGGCGTCGTTGCTATCGTCGCCTACAGCGCGCTCGACCGGTTCGTCTCGGAACTAACCGGCGGCGCGTTCGTCGCACTCGTCGGCGGTCTCCTTGTGCTGACTGGACTGCTCCAGCGGTTCGCCGGGTCGCTGTCGCTCGGCGGCCGCGAGAATCCGGACCTCGTAGACGCCGTCGTCGTCGGGACGTTACAGGGGCTGGCCGTCCTCCCCGGCGTCTCCCGGTCGGGGACGACTGCGAGCGCGCTCTTGCTCCGCGGCCACGACGGTCCCGACTCGTTTCGGCTGTCGTTTCTCCTCTCGATTCCGGCCGCGCTCGGCGGCGGGGTGCTGGCCGTCGCCGACCTCGGGGGGCTGCCGGGCGTCACGCCAGCCGCGGCGCTCGTCTCGCTGTCGGTCGCGGCGCTCGTGGGGTATCTGACTATCGGCGCGCTGATGAAACTCGTCCGGCGGGTCCCCTTCTGGGGCGTCTGCGTCGGGTTAGGAGGGCTGGCGGTCGCGGGTGGCGTCGGATTACTGTTCGTCTAG
- a CDS encoding DICT sensory domain-containing protein, with translation MSLSELIAGVEDHRKTLTVVNASPGVADSLRDYFVDRNLHVAEETSEHTPKNYIVLGQDETFLTATSVATLLADEQVDPGFENASYRPVLDEMDETMFTSYDIGRMVAASREIEDRAWRNGKGQLHAGFQRLSTLETQFEVYSRLGSRGDLDVHAYAAPDVDVPETPGVRVHVEDTEEIRRSWFVVYDGGGVDENKCALLAEEREPREFYGFWTYGSDTVDYIIDHLTTSYAFAETDGGDGDGDGRERPTGRRGDRPLQPPQRLVSR, from the coding sequence ATGTCACTCTCGGAACTCATCGCGGGCGTCGAAGACCATCGGAAGACGCTCACCGTCGTCAACGCGAGTCCGGGGGTCGCCGACAGTCTCCGTGACTACTTCGTCGATAGAAACCTCCACGTCGCCGAAGAGACCTCCGAACACACACCGAAAAACTACATCGTCCTCGGGCAGGACGAGACGTTTCTCACGGCGACCAGCGTCGCGACCCTCCTCGCCGACGAACAGGTCGACCCGGGCTTCGAAAACGCCAGCTACCGGCCGGTGCTCGACGAGATGGACGAGACCATGTTCACCTCCTACGACATCGGGCGGATGGTCGCGGCCTCGCGAGAGATCGAAGACCGCGCGTGGCGAAACGGGAAGGGACAGCTCCACGCCGGGTTCCAGCGGCTCTCGACGCTCGAAACGCAGTTCGAGGTCTACAGCCGACTGGGGAGCCGCGGCGACCTCGATGTCCACGCCTACGCCGCACCCGACGTCGACGTTCCGGAGACGCCGGGCGTGCGGGTCCACGTCGAAGACACGGAGGAGATCCGTCGCTCGTGGTTCGTCGTCTACGACGGCGGCGGCGTCGACGAGAACAAATGTGCCCTCCTCGCCGAGGAGCGAGAGCCGCGGGAGTTCTACGGCTTCTGGACCTACGGTAGCGACACGGTCGACTACATCATCGACCATCTGACCACGTCCTACGCGTTCGCCGAGACCGACGGTGGCGATGGCGACGGTGACGGCCGCGAGCGGCCGACGGGGCGTCGGGGAGACCGGCCGCTCCAGCCACCGCAACGGCTCGTCAGCCGGTAG
- a CDS encoding transcription initiation factor IIB — protein MTDSFRERQRTRERETDVESESAQEACPECNSEALIRTDGELVCDDCGLVVDESNIDHGPEWRAFNHSERQSKSRVGAPTTKTMHDKGLTTTIDWKNKDAYGRSLSSEKRSQMHRLRKWQERIRTKDAGERNLQFALSELDRMASALGVPDSVREVASVIYRRALNEDLIRGRSIEGVATSALYAACRQEGIPRSLDEVAEVSRVPQKEIGRTYRYISQELGLELKPVDPKQFVPRFASELELSKEVQSKANEIIDVSAEKGLLSGKSPTGFAAAAIYAASLLCNEKKTQREVADVAQVTEVTIRNRYQEQIEAMGL, from the coding sequence ATGACAGATTCGTTTCGTGAACGGCAGCGAACGCGCGAGCGCGAAACGGATGTCGAGTCGGAGTCAGCCCAGGAGGCGTGTCCGGAGTGCAACTCCGAGGCGTTGATCCGGACCGATGGCGAACTCGTCTGCGACGACTGCGGGCTTGTCGTCGACGAGAGCAACATCGACCACGGTCCCGAGTGGCGGGCGTTCAACCACTCCGAACGGCAGTCCAAATCGCGTGTCGGTGCCCCGACGACGAAGACGATGCACGACAAGGGGTTGACGACGACTATCGACTGGAAGAACAAAGACGCCTACGGGCGGTCGCTCTCCTCGGAGAAGCGGAGCCAGATGCACCGCCTGCGCAAGTGGCAGGAACGAATTAGAACGAAGGATGCGGGCGAGCGTAACCTCCAGTTCGCACTGTCGGAACTGGACCGGATGGCGAGCGCGCTCGGCGTCCCCGACTCCGTCCGCGAGGTGGCGTCGGTTATCTACCGACGCGCGCTCAACGAGGATCTCATCCGCGGCCGCTCCATCGAAGGCGTCGCGACGAGCGCGCTCTACGCCGCCTGTCGGCAGGAGGGCATTCCTCGAAGCCTCGACGAGGTCGCCGAGGTCTCGCGCGTCCCACAGAAGGAGATCGGCCGCACCTACCGCTACATCTCCCAGGAACTCGGTCTCGAACTCAAGCCGGTCGACCCCAAGCAGTTCGTCCCCCGGTTCGCGAGCGAACTCGAGTTGAGCAAAGAGGTCCAGTCGAAGGCCAACGAGATCATCGACGTCTCCGCCGAGAAGGGTCTCCTGTCCGGCAAGTCGCCGACCGGGTTCGCGGCCGCCGCAATCTACGCTGCCTCGCTGCTCTGTAACGAGAAGAAGACCCAACGGGAGGTCGCCGACGTCGCACAGGTGACGGAGGTCACCATCCGCAACCGGTATCAAGAACAGATCGAAGCGATGGGACTCTGA
- a CDS encoding DUF2270 domain-containing protein has translation MTGDDGSSDRGPTDAAFDPSDKRARTLGRGFFEEESAPGSAMAHLYRGELHRMKLWRERLDRTTNWAVTVMAAILTWAFADPSNPHYVILVGGVMVGIFLVIEARRYRGYDIWRSRVRLLQENVFAYALDPSHGVVDDDWRRKLADDYRTPTTKISYEEAIAHRLRRVYLPLFTVLVAAWLVRVCVMPPTGWPTTAAVGMVPGVVVTGGIGLVYLGLVSVTFRPRRWRAHGELRNHDIGAWDDME, from the coding sequence ATGACCGGAGACGACGGGTCGTCCGACCGTGGTCCGACCGATGCCGCGTTCGACCCGAGCGACAAGCGGGCGCGGACGCTCGGCCGGGGCTTCTTCGAGGAGGAGAGTGCCCCCGGTTCGGCGATGGCGCATCTCTACCGCGGCGAGCTTCACCGCATGAAGCTCTGGCGCGAGCGACTTGACCGCACGACCAACTGGGCGGTGACGGTGATGGCCGCCATCCTCACCTGGGCGTTCGCGGACCCCTCGAATCCCCACTATGTCATCCTCGTCGGAGGAGTCATGGTCGGCATCTTCCTCGTCATCGAGGCGCGACGCTACCGCGGCTACGATATCTGGCGCTCGCGTGTGCGACTCTTACAAGAGAACGTTTTCGCCTACGCACTCGACCCCTCACACGGCGTCGTCGACGACGACTGGCGGCGGAAGTTGGCCGACGACTACCGGACGCCGACGACGAAGATCAGCTACGAGGAGGCCATCGCCCACCGGCTGCGACGGGTCTATCTCCCGCTTTTCACCGTCCTCGTCGCCGCGTGGCTGGTCCGCGTCTGCGTGATGCCGCCGACCGGCTGGCCGACGACCGCCGCCGTTGGAATGGTTCCCGGCGTCGTCGTCACCGGTGGAATCGGTCTCGTATATCTCGGTCTCGTCTCCGTGACGTTCCGACCGCGCCGGTGGCGCGCGCACGGCGAACTGCGGAACCACGACATCGGCGCGTGGGACGACATGGAGTGA
- a CDS encoding NAD(P)/FAD-dependent oxidoreductase translates to MTHVIVVGGGPAGLSAALFTQKNGLETTVFDTDKTWMHKAHLFNYPGIGSQDGTAFLDTLRRQVDSFGVERHQGEKVTDVAATDDGFTVTVGDDEHEADYVVLATGANRDLAESLGCEFDGDLVDVDVTMETSVEGAYATGAMVRAEEWQAVISAGDGAAAALNILSTEKGENYHDFDVPADADRVFGELADEE, encoded by the coding sequence ATGACACACGTCATCGTTGTCGGCGGCGGACCCGCAGGACTGAGCGCAGCGCTGTTCACACAGAAGAACGGCCTCGAAACCACCGTCTTCGACACCGATAAGACCTGGATGCACAAGGCGCATCTGTTCAACTATCCGGGCATCGGCTCGCAGGACGGGACGGCCTTCCTCGACACCCTCCGTCGGCAGGTCGACAGTTTCGGCGTCGAGCGCCACCAGGGTGAGAAAGTCACCGACGTCGCTGCGACTGACGACGGCTTCACCGTCACGGTCGGCGACGACGAGCACGAGGCAGATTACGTCGTGCTCGCGACGGGCGCGAACCGCGATCTCGCCGAATCGCTCGGCTGTGAGTTCGACGGCGACCTCGTCGACGTCGACGTGACGATGGAGACGAGCGTCGAGGGTGCCTACGCCACGGGCGCGATGGTCCGCGCCGAGGAGTGGCAGGCGGTCATCTCCGCGGGCGACGGTGCGGCCGCGGCCCTGAACATCCTCTCGACGGAGAAGGGCGAGAACTACCACGACTTCGACGTCCCTGCCGACGCCGACCGCGTCTTCGGCGAGCTGGCCGACGAAGAGTAA
- a CDS encoding AAA family ATPase, producing the protein MNVAEAAATCDDVLDAVGEAVIADRQFLETVLTGVLARGHVLLEDVPGTGKTLTARSFASALGLSFKRVQFTPDLLPADITGSNVFNRAESSFEFQPGPVFANIVLADEINRAPPKTQAALLEAMGEGQVTVDGETHPLPEPFFVIATQNPVEQEGTFALPEAQRDRFVVKTELGYPSREGERTLIDRRAERASQSPSVDPVLQGDAVTDLQAVPETVRVDGKLRDYVVDLGRATRDDDRVDVGVSPRGIQRLFEASRAVAVVAGRDYVVPDDVKRIAPVVFGHRLVLTNEAAVRDTDPRVVIRDVLDRVEVPAVASTGT; encoded by the coding sequence ATGAACGTAGCCGAGGCCGCCGCCACCTGCGACGACGTACTCGACGCGGTGGGTGAGGCGGTCATCGCCGACCGGCAGTTCCTCGAAACCGTCCTGACGGGCGTCCTCGCCCGCGGGCACGTCCTCCTCGAAGACGTCCCCGGCACGGGCAAGACGCTCACGGCTCGGAGTTTCGCCAGCGCGCTCGGTCTCTCCTTCAAGCGCGTCCAGTTCACCCCCGATCTTCTCCCCGCGGACATCACCGGCTCGAACGTGTTCAACCGCGCCGAGAGTTCCTTCGAGTTCCAACCCGGCCCGGTCTTCGCCAACATCGTCCTCGCTGACGAGATCAACCGCGCGCCGCCGAAGACGCAGGCCGCGCTGCTGGAGGCGATGGGCGAGGGGCAGGTCACTGTCGACGGCGAGACCCACCCGCTGCCCGAACCGTTCTTCGTCATCGCGACGCAGAACCCCGTCGAACAGGAGGGAACCTTCGCGCTGCCGGAGGCCCAGCGCGACCGCTTCGTCGTCAAGACCGAGTTGGGCTATCCCTCCCGCGAGGGTGAACGCACTCTCATCGACCGTCGCGCCGAGCGTGCCTCGCAGTCGCCGAGCGTCGACCCCGTCCTACAGGGCGATGCCGTCACCGACCTCCAAGCGGTCCCCGAGACGGTCCGCGTCGACGGCAAGCTCCGCGACTACGTCGTCGACCTGGGGAGAGCGACCCGCGACGACGACCGCGTCGACGTCGGCGTCTCACCCCGTGGCATCCAGCGACTGTTCGAAGCCAGCCGCGCCGTCGCCGTCGTCGCTGGCCGCGACTACGTCGTCCCGGACGACGTGAAACGCATCGCACCGGTGGTCTTCGGCCACCGGCTCGTCCTGACGAACGAGGCCGCTGTCCGCGACACCGACCCCCGTGTCGTCATCCGCGACGTGCTCGACCGCGTCGAGGTTCCCGCCGTCGCGAGCACGGGGACGTAG
- a CDS encoding DUF7519 family protein, translating to MSDSHPAGRSSASPASPAQSTASDAPADARRDGRLPEANEHSPPESTWGPTRLGSGLVLLGTLLVTALLVTATGLTTPVGVGVGGSLALAAALWCVARDRFRLPATLAGSLLLLPAGVGLAVGVGYTLLQQLNGSVAVGSVFVVAGLTVGGFGAAAAVRDVLTTDALRRLTAVTAATLGIPLVAFLGLAAASLLPLTPAGEVADGLTSAAEATFIRPTPADEPHLISFAVLLVAAAVAARWALNRLPLAELTPDETVETVTATVAALDRTLLWSGFGGLLLAFVGVVAAIPSDPVFSRLPAAVTTLLAVVSNAPSLRWLFVTIAAASLLAVGVLAALRRAARVDERTRSYVVAVAGGGLLVAAASADPAGVVDALFATVLELLPTELATEFDSVATSVVEFYGPQTVVLGLLVGALVVTAWVTLGLVVGGWLGFLSGRAAAAGVAGSGLFVAATLAKTVGVSAPLVLGCLVASLAVWDAGEYAVGLGREVGRRAPTRQTELVHVAGSLLVGALAAGAVLALARSVPRLAAGSETPVLLALAAAVAGVVSLVVALR from the coding sequence ATGTCCGACTCTCACCCCGCTGGCCGCTCGTCTGCCTCGCCCGCCTCGCCTGCTCAGTCCACGGCGTCCGACGCTCCGGCCGACGCTCGCCGGGACGGACGCCTTCCGGAGGCAAACGAGCACAGCCCGCCCGAGTCGACGTGGGGACCCACCCGACTCGGTAGCGGGCTGGTCCTCCTCGGCACGCTCCTCGTGACCGCGCTCCTCGTCACGGCGACCGGGCTGACGACGCCGGTCGGCGTCGGCGTCGGCGGCAGCCTCGCACTCGCCGCCGCGCTGTGGTGTGTCGCCCGCGACCGCTTCCGGCTTCCGGCGACACTCGCGGGGAGCCTGCTCCTGCTCCCGGCGGGTGTCGGTCTCGCCGTCGGCGTCGGCTACACACTCTTACAACAGCTGAACGGCAGCGTCGCGGTCGGCAGCGTCTTCGTCGTCGCCGGACTGACCGTCGGGGGGTTCGGTGCGGCCGCGGCCGTCCGCGACGTGCTCACGACCGACGCGCTCCGCCGACTGACGGCCGTCACCGCTGCGACGCTCGGGATACCGCTTGTGGCCTTCCTCGGACTGGCGGCCGCCTCGCTGCTGCCGCTGACGCCCGCGGGTGAGGTCGCCGACGGACTGACGAGCGCGGCCGAAGCGACCTTCATACGCCCGACCCCGGCGGACGAACCGCATCTCATCTCCTTTGCGGTCCTGCTCGTCGCCGCGGCCGTCGCCGCCCGCTGGGCACTGAATCGGCTGCCGCTGGCCGAACTGACGCCCGACGAGACTGTCGAGACGGTGACGGCGACGGTGGCAGCCCTCGACCGGACGCTCCTGTGGTCCGGCTTCGGCGGGCTGCTGCTCGCGTTCGTCGGCGTCGTCGCGGCCATCCCCTCCGACCCCGTCTTCTCGCGGCTGCCCGCGGCGGTCACGACGCTGCTCGCCGTCGTCTCGAACGCGCCCAGCCTTCGGTGGCTCTTCGTCACCATCGCGGCCGCCTCGCTTCTTGCGGTCGGCGTCCTCGCCGCGCTTCGACGGGCCGCTCGCGTCGACGAACGAACCCGCAGTTACGTCGTCGCGGTGGCCGGTGGCGGGCTGCTCGTCGCCGCCGCGTCGGCCGACCCCGCCGGTGTGGTCGACGCGCTCTTCGCGACCGTCCTCGAGCTGCTGCCGACGGAGCTCGCGACCGAGTTCGACTCGGTTGCGACGAGCGTCGTGGAGTTCTACGGGCCGCAGACCGTCGTCCTCGGGCTCCTGGTGGGCGCGCTCGTCGTCACCGCCTGGGTGACGCTCGGGCTGGTCGTCGGCGGCTGGCTCGGCTTCCTCTCGGGGCGGGCCGCCGCGGCGGGCGTCGCTGGCAGCGGCCTGTTCGTCGCGGCCACGCTCGCGAAGACCGTCGGGGTGAGCGCGCCGCTCGTCCTCGGCTGTCTCGTCGCGAGTCTCGCCGTCTGGGACGCTGGTGAGTACGCGGTCGGACTGGGCCGAGAGGTCGGCCGCCGCGCGCCGACCCGACAGACGGAACTCGTCCACGTGGCTGGCAGCCTGCTCGTCGGCGCGCTGGCCGCGGGTGCCGTGCTCGCGCTCGCGCGGTCGGTGCCGCGGCTCGCAGCCGGGAGTGAGACGCCGGTACTCCTCGCGCTTGCTGCGGCCGTCGCTGGCGTCGTCTCGCTGGTCGTCGCGTTGCGCTAG
- a CDS encoding DUF58 domain-containing protein has translation MTVARDRRWNVGLAGTLVLVVVGLVYADPLLFTAALVPLAYVVFGALSSLPTDADLAVERTVTPSSPAPGERVTVSLTLENTGETTLPDVRAVDGVPEELAVTDGSPRVSGALRPGATVTAEYELVARRGDHAFDEPLVRVRTVAATHVLTDRLAVSGATTLACHGVVNETPVTTATSRVGTRTRPTGGEGLEFHSTREYRSGDPKSRIDWRGYAKRGELTTVNFTEERSASVALVVDGRAISRVSSRLGFPTGTELAAYAAERTFVGLRAAGHDVRVTALGLDDGVPETVTVTPDGLPWVDSTASGNVRAQATALFEAVRATAAGRKNRDSASTAGRGRHTRSPATDGGDPLATRLAARLPSDTSVVVFSPLLDDDPATLATDLARRGYDTLVVSPDVVGNATPGQSLAGIQRQVRLRRLDGGVTAADWDPADPLELLLERTLSRLL, from the coding sequence ATGACCGTCGCCCGCGACCGTCGGTGGAACGTCGGGCTGGCGGGGACGCTCGTGCTCGTCGTCGTCGGGCTGGTCTACGCCGACCCGTTGCTATTCACCGCGGCACTCGTCCCGCTCGCGTACGTCGTCTTCGGCGCGCTCTCGTCGCTACCCACGGATGCGGACCTCGCGGTCGAACGGACCGTCACGCCGTCGTCACCCGCACCCGGCGAGCGCGTGACCGTCTCGCTGACGCTCGAAAACACGGGCGAGACAACCCTTCCGGACGTCCGCGCGGTCGACGGCGTCCCCGAGGAACTCGCGGTCACGGACGGCTCGCCGCGGGTGAGCGGCGCGCTCCGCCCCGGGGCGACGGTCACCGCCGAGTACGAACTGGTCGCCCGCCGCGGCGACCACGCCTTCGACGAGCCGCTCGTCCGGGTCCGGACGGTCGCGGCGACACACGTCCTCACCGACCGGCTGGCGGTGTCGGGCGCGACCACGCTCGCCTGTCACGGCGTCGTCAACGAGACGCCGGTCACGACGGCGACGAGCCGCGTCGGCACCCGGACGCGGCCGACCGGCGGCGAGGGCCTGGAGTTCCACTCGACGCGGGAGTACCGCTCGGGCGACCCCAAGAGCCGCATCGACTGGCGCGGCTACGCCAAGCGCGGCGAGCTGACGACGGTCAACTTCACCGAGGAGCGGTCGGCGAGCGTCGCGCTCGTCGTCGACGGCCGCGCCATCTCGCGGGTCTCCTCACGGCTGGGCTTCCCCACAGGGACCGAACTCGCGGCCTACGCCGCCGAACGGACCTTCGTCGGTCTCCGTGCCGCCGGTCACGACGTCCGGGTGACGGCACTCGGTCTCGACGACGGCGTTCCGGAGACCGTCACCGTCACGCCCGACGGCCTGCCGTGGGTCGACTCGACCGCGTCGGGCAACGTCCGCGCGCAAGCTACCGCGCTCTTCGAGGCGGTCCGGGCGACGGCCGCCGGGAGGAAGAATCGGGATTCGGCCAGTACAGCGGGCCGCGGCCGACACACCCGGTCTCCGGCTACCGACGGCGGCGACCCGCTCGCGACGCGGTTGGCCGCCCGGCTCCCGAGCGACACCAGCGTCGTCGTCTTCTCGCCGCTGCTCGACGACGACCCGGCCACGCTGGCGACCGACCTCGCGCGCCGCGGCTACGACACGCTCGTCGTCAGCCCGGACGTCGTCGGCAACGCGACGCCCGGCCAGTCGCTCGCCGGAATCCAGCGACAGGTCAGGCTCCGTCGGCTCGACGGCGGCGTGACCGCCGCCGACTGGGACCCTGCCGACCCCCTGGAACTGCTCCTCGAACGCACGCTCTCCCGACTGCTCTGA